The genomic interval CTTGGTGTTTTCTCAGCGATGGGGACGTTTTCTTTGTAAAACCCATATCATCTCATTtctgaccactagagggcaggcTGTTGAACCCCTGCATTAAGCCATGACCACAGCTAACCTGGCCTCGGccggtccgtgtgtgtgtgtgtgtgtgtgtgtgtgaccattaTCTGATCGATCCACGACATGCCGAGAGTCACGCTGCATGATCAGTGAAtgccctctccccttcctggcTCGTTCCTTAAATAGTGTCCCGCTTTACGACGGGAAGTGTATCCCAAGTGGACGTGTATCCCAGGGGGCAGTGtatccctgggggggggggggggagtgtatcCCTGGGGGGCAGTGTATGACAGCGGGAGGGGTTGTGTTCTCTCCAGCGGGGGCGGTGAAGCTGAACCGACAGCAGACGGACATCGCCATCAACTGGGCGGGCGGCCTCCACCACGCCAAGAAGTCGGAGGCCTCGGGGTTCTGCTACGTCAACGACATCGTGCTGGCCATCCTGGAGCTGCTCAAGTGAGTCCCGCTGCCTCCCCCAGGACTGGAGGTCCCAGGGTGGACCAGGACTGGAGGTCCCCCAGGACTGGAGGTCCCAGGGTGGACCAGGACTAGAGGACCAGGACTGGAGTTCCCCCAGGGTGGACCAGGACTAGAGGACCAGGACTGGAGGTCCCCCAGGGTGGACCAGGACTGGAGGTCCCCCAGGGTGGACCAGGACTGGAGGTCCCCCAGGGTGGACCAGGACTAGAGGTCCCCCAGGACTAGAGGTCCCCCAGGGTGGACCAGGACTAGAGGTCCCACAGGGTGGACCAGGACTAGAGGTCCCCCAGGACTGGAGGTCCAGGACTAGAGGTCCACAGGGTGGACCAGGACCTCTAACCCTGTATCTAGAGTAATAAAGAGGAGCTCTAGAACTACAGAGCAGGCTTCCTGATCTTTTCCTTAGCAGGGGTCGGCGGCCGTATGGCAAATTATTTTTGTCCTGCTTTCCTCCCTCATTTATTGTTAGACATAACAtccattaaaataaaataaagttgcttgttttgtagcatacgttttttttttttttcaattgcataAACTCAGTGTTCCTGTGCTGCCCTCAGGTACCACCAGAGGGTGCTGTACATCGACATCGACATCCACCACGGCGACGGCGTGGAGGAGGCCTTCTACACCACCGACCGCGTCATGACCGTCTCCTTCCACAAGTACGGGGAGTACTTCCCCGGCACCGGCGACCTGCGGGTGGGTCCCTGCTACGGctcttcacaataaaagccctgTGTATAAAAGTGTTGCGTAGGCGCTGgctgaggggcggggggggtgggggggggggggtcatcgtTGGTACGAAGGCCTTGACTTGTCGAACGTACCTGACCCTGATTGGCCTCCCGGGGTCCCGCCTCCTCTCTCAGGACATTGGAGCAGGGAAGGGGAAGTACTACGCTGTCAACTTCCCCCTGAGGGACGGCATCGATGACCTGTCCTACGAGCAGATCTTCAAACCCGTGAGTAGGACCTCCTGGGGGGGACTAGTACTAGTCCtagtgggggggtgggtgtagtactagtccaagtgtgtgtgtgtgtgtgggggggggggggttaacatgTGGTTGTGGGTTGGGTGTAGGTGATAACATGTGGGTGGGGTGTTGGGTGTAGGTGATGTTAACGTGTGGGTGGGGTGTTGGGTGTAGGTGATGCTAACAtgtgggtggggggttgggtgtAGGTGATGTTaacgtgtgggtgggtggggtgttgGGTGTAGGTGATGCTAACATGTGGGTGGGGTTTTGGGTGTAAGTGATATTAACATGTAGGTGTTATTAACATGTGGGTGGGGTGTTGGGTGTAGTTGATGTTAACATGTGGGTGGGGTGATGTTAACATGTGGGTGGGGTGTTGGGTGTAGGTGATGTTAACATGTGGGTGGGGTGTTGGGTGTAGGTGATGGCCAAGGTGATGGAGATGTACCAGCCCAGTGCGGTGGTGCTGCAGTGTGGGGCCGACTCGCTCTCTGGAGACCGTCTGGGCTGCTTCAACCTGTCCATCCGTGGTAAGCACTGACCTGGACCGCTGGGGGCCCCGGGCAGCTCTGGGGGGGCCCCTGATGGCTCtgagggccccgggcccctctaGGGGGccgctctacccccccccccatgtgtgtgtctgactcccCCTGTgcgctgaacccccccccccccccccccaggccacgCCCGCTGTGTGGAGTACATGAAGTCGTTCAACCTGCCCATGCTGATGCTGGGCGGCGGGGGCTACACCATCAGGAACGTGGCCCGCTGCTGGACCTACGAGACGGCCGTCGCCCTGGATACCGAGATCCCCGACGGTGGGTCCATCAACATCCCATAATAGATGGAAGCCCGCCTTATAATCTGATGTGTTGATCGTTTTGATTGGCCCGAGTTCTGCTTCAGATCAGTGTTTTGAGAGTCTGTCACGGCTCTGCTAACGAGGTTCTGTGTCTCCCGAACTAACGAGGTTCGGGTTCCCCTGAACTAATAAGGTTCTGTGTCTCCTGAGCTAACGAGGTTCTGTGTCTCCTGAGCTAACGAGGTTCTGTGGCTCCTGAACTAACGAGGTTCTGTGACTCCTGAACTAACGAGGTTCTGTGTCTCCTGAGCTAACCAGGTTCTGTCTGTCCCCTGAGCTAACGAGGTTCTGTCTGTCCCCTGAGCTAACGAGGTTCTGTTTCCCCTGAGCTAACGAGGTTCTGTGTCTCCTGAACTAACGaggttctctctttctccagaaCTCCCGTACAACGACTACTTTGAGTACTTCGGACCGGACTTCAAGCTGCACATCAGCCCGTCCAACATGACCAACCAGAACACGACCGAGTACACGGACAAGATCAAGTGAGGCTCCGGTTCCTCTGATGGTCCAGCGCGTTCTGTTAGGGTCACAGTGTTTAGGACCGTAGCATGGGACCCATTAGGGGTACGATAGCATCAGCATTTGATTGGTTGAACATCTTGGGTGTAGCTCAGGAGTTGTCTCTAGCTTTGTtagaaatcgttccctatcacggatatagtgcactatatagggtgctcgccattttgtagtggtgttcgaattctcagtggttaatttcatgcactatatagtggacttaaaatagccCAAATTTGAGTgaacatacgatgttccctacatgttactcccgtataccacaatgcaatgcggtcgtgtttttccggaggagaagaagaagctgaataaccaccaatacatttaatgatggagtctccggctttcgttctATTTTGAACGGTAACGACATAAAGGCTTTTTAGCAATAATAACATTcaaacttaatttaaaaaaaacttgatcaaggaaatgcaacattcaacatcaatacaacctccagctttcctcgtgagtccctgttgtttacatgatgtgggcgcatctgtctgcgtcacacaaatactctgcgcatttactgacgcaaaatACGTTTGTTCGTTCcttatatagtgcactatatcatgaacactatatagggactagtgagtgaatagggaacgatttcgaacaaaGCTATTGTCTCCTGCAGGCAGCGGATGTGATCTGGCCGTTGTGATTGGCTCCTGCAGGCAGCGGTTTTGATCTGGCCATTGTGATTGGCTCCTGCAGGCAGCGGTTTTGATCTGGCCGTTGTGATTGGCTCCTGCAGGCAGCGGTTTTGATCTGGCCGTTGTCATTGGCTCCTGCAGGCAGCGGTTTTGATCTGGCCGTTGTGATTGGCTCCTGCAGGCAGCGGTTTTGATCTGGGCGTTGTGATTGGCTCCTGCAGGCAGCGGTTTTGATCTGGCCGTTGTCATTGGCTCCTGCAGGCAGCGGTTGTTCGAGAACCTGCGGATGCTGCCGCACGCGCCGGGCGTCCAGATGCAGGCGGTGCCAGAGGACGCCATCCCCGACGACATCGTGGACGAGGACGCAGATGACCCCGACACGCGCGTCTCCAGTGAGCCTCGCGTCCTCTCCGAGGGCCCTCACTGTCTCCGAGGGCCCTCCTGAGTCTCTGAGGGCCAGCTGTAGGGTCTTCTCCAGCTGCAttctgatgctgtgtgtgtgtgtgtgtgtgtgtgtgtgtgttgtagtccgCGCCTCAGACAAAAGGATCGTGTGTGACGAGGAGTTCTCCGACTCTGAggacgagggagagggaggagctaggaggaACGCAGCCAATCACAAGAAGGGAGCCAAGCGACCccgagtggaggaggagctggaggacaaGAAACCCGGTCAGTCCGAGGCCCAATCGGGGGCCTCCCTAGAGGGATGGGCGGGGCTTGGGGCAGAGGGGTGGTGGTCATGGTGATACTAGATGTGTGCGGTGACCCCAGCTGGGTCTCCGAGTGGAggtctgaccctaacccagacgAGCGCCTCTCAGTGACcgtcctctttttctttttgcaaATAAAATGTCTGTAAACTTAACAACCGCGCACCTTTTCTTCCCTCCAGACGTCATGGAAGAGGACCAAACGAAAGAAGCTACTGATGAGAAGATGGACACCAAGAGGTGAACACCTGCAGCCTGTCACCGCCACattaaccctgtcacaaccacagtaaccctgtcacaaccacattaaccctgtcacaaccaCATTAACCCTGTCACCGCCACATTAACCCTGTCACCGCCACATTAACCCTGTCACCGCCACATTAACCCTGTCACCGCCACATTAACCCTGTCACCGCCACATTAACCCTGTCACCGCCACAGTAACCCTGTCACCGCCACattaaccctgtcacaaccaCAGTAACCCTGTCACCGCCACattaaccctgtcacaaccacagtaaccctgtcacaaccacagtaaccctgtcacaaccaCATTAACCCTGTCACCGCCACATTAACCCTGTCACCGCCACATTAACCCTGTCACCGCCACattaaccctgtcacaaccaCAGTAACCCTGTCACCGCCACATTAACCCTGTCACCGCCACATTAACCCTGTCACCGCCACATTAACCCTGTCACCGCCACATTAACCCTGTCACCGCCACATTAACCCTGTCACCGCCACATTAACCCTGTCACCGCCACATTAACCCTGTCACCGCCACattaaccctgtcacaaccacattaaccctgtcacaaccacattaaccctgtcacaaccacattaaccctgtcacaaccacattaaccctgtcacaaccacattaaccctgtcacaaccaGACGACAACATCCCATCTACTACATTTACACTAGTGGACGTCTGAACTTATTCAGTGACTCAGACATGGATTCATGAATAACTGATTATAATCTTCTGTATAGACataatattttgtgtgtgtgttcgttctcTCTCCAGTGTGAAGACTGAGCCGGCCAGCACTGCCTGATTTTTggagacttttattttgaaagtccCTCCTTACG from Gadus macrocephalus chromosome 21, ASM3116895v1 carries:
- the LOC132449663 gene encoding histone deacetylase 2, translated to MAFSTAGGTKKKVCYYYDGDMGNYYYGQGHPMKPHRIRMTHNLLLNYGLYRKMEIYRPHKATLEEMTKYHSDDYIKFLKSIRPDNMSEYSKQMQRFNVGEDCPVFDGLYEFCQLSSGGSAAGAVKLNRQQTDIAINWAGGLHHAKKSEASGFCYVNDIVLAILELLKYHQRVLYIDIDIHHGDGVEEAFYTTDRVMTVSFHKYGEYFPGTGDLRDIGAGKGKYYAVNFPLRDGIDDLSYEQIFKPVMAKVMEMYQPSAVVLQCGADSLSGDRLGCFNLSIRGHARCVEYMKSFNLPMLMLGGGGYTIRNVARCWTYETAVALDTEIPDELPYNDYFEYFGPDFKLHISPSNMTNQNTTEYTDKIKQRLFENLRMLPHAPGVQMQAVPEDAIPDDIVDEDADDPDTRVSIRASDKRIVCDEEFSDSEDEGEGGARRNAANHKKGAKRPRVEEELEDKKPDVMEEDQTKEATDEKMDTKSVKTEPASTA